The Collimonas sp. PA-H2 genome contains a region encoding:
- a CDS encoding choice-of-anchor D domain-containing protein: MRTNQFNTRFFDLVKAGLAASILFMASGAAIAQSVSLTAKAVNTTLPDGQVVPMWGYACSAAAVAPATCAAANPNAGTGWSPLVITVPPGNLIINLTNNLPVPPSATTGVPTSLVIVGQLGGGLGTTATTTASPVHATQSATWPIAGSSTGPQFTPPAQAPRVQSFATEVATGATAVLSWTNLKPGTYLIESGTHPSIQGPMGLYGVLIVTTAASGATPAQAYPGVSYDASLPLVLSEIDPAQNAAVATAVATAGFSETKVWSGQPGGCGNPASPSTVLHTCYPPAVNYDPRYYLINGVSFDRTNETKSQFSIAAPAATGRILVRFVNAGLRMHVPSVVGAQTGSPAASGFGLVAEDGNLLPGTRRVQSEAFMAAGKTYDVLMNAPATGALALPVFDRQLSLSTNNQRDGGMLAYISVNGGALPVAAGTQNAIANPDNYFLVPGNTLTITDPAKGVIANDVRVYGVKVATAPLHGTLTLNPDGTFSYVPAAGATTDSFTYMANGNPALTATVTLAACTAGSGCLGGAPIANNDSYTSTIASRLQIGAPGVLTNDKDPAGHPLKASAPSSITGGTVTLNTDGSFTAMPATAPVGAATATVTFKYAAVNTQNTSSALATVTVTFKGASGLAVKVFDGPSMKTATPVRVNDYRWIIEEDRSFNIDPACQVNSSTRPANCPPLPVPTIGTSFHTSYMPVVAAGCVGAIACEAGQKVQGTPAVCDIGNGVCRTTAAQQVAVDPSQVALDPTKRYYISILPGDAGNTFSAGAGGPSPVDPNNPSGPQRQFSIALDCPSGPGGADFAPGTGTCGHGMGGAPIAPAMTAVNVLLQQTPFQTAKVSVFVFEDDAPLNGEVDVSGGDGTFSTAREPGLGGFEIKLFDDAGGTGDATGQMTYDMFNMPLSNSLQGMIDPTTGANACPISKSTDGLVGMIPTCPRYESDGVTPSPLVGQAVIANLMPGRYGVVATPAADRIGRGEEWLQTNTLDGQKAHDAFIKIAGAAYFQEFGPAGFHVSVGFANPKIINDRRTNTMANGLCDPTPAGSGISCTNSVTGRITNLHYSRPPNQNLYGSGSRTSLGFTQCYVSLGDPDSEDIAFTKCDANGNFTFSGIPNGTFRLTVLDQWNDQIVDGLATAVQLTGNQNKNVGDLPVLQWHTNLYTRTYIDLNGDGVSQGTEPGLTLVPTNIRFRDGSYSTFNNTDLNGFAGFNEIFPLFNWYVVEADTTRFKQTGVHVVYDAGGPPDGTPGGGNSSIAANYANTLESATAHLPVAQRVPGAVYCDNADCTGFSIQNGPGSSAANPSTGRIDPPWVTTVGWQGFSGQSSFIEFGKTPFAATENGGIKGEVIYASTRPFDDPALLIHTSWTPNVPNVTINLYQKGTAADGSSSLTLVDTTQTSSWDDWAQGFRSDGVPNMNCPGQETTDPYFFTLKDSTQWLDPLKRALSAHAQFKCYDGMHAFNHLQPAPYDGMYKFPSVTATSPTTGKPTASNCTICVPNPTGDGTVMLPAGKYVVEMVLPPGYELVKEEDKNILIGDNYIAPVTQQFAGLGSIFILPDQAAVNSAYNANNPQNPTTDLGSSPRHEGDTGSVETFWPCAGALRIVPDYISLFPGSQEVAPFAGASRHLCDRKEVRLDPQMSVLAKFWVFSSTHVAAHYTGFMLDDFSSEFDPYSPQFGEKFAVPNVPISFKDFTGVEISRVYSDQWGIYNGLTYSTWEVNPPNPTGYAPTMMVTCMNDPGPIPDPAHPGQTMTDPLFNPAYSQFCYEIPFMPGQTQYMDTPVVPVSAFAEGYNPPDCAYPDATPAIAKVTGTAVAGGAGPWVNVAGSVLTITAINNTGDATVLNHAYSGPAATTAPYNQKFITRHYGFGATQGSGTVTIGGVNAAVTSWSDTQIKVLAPLLTSAQSSCPVQQRGTLLPATCGELVITTGAGKKSIDTVTVTIGGNTPKYINGENAAGNAIQSAIDSATPGDMLMVGPGMYNEMLLMWKPIRLQGVGASSVTVNANTHPSGKMDPWRRQVDCLFGVAINGGLISSANPFDPTGTYTCPSTMQRKVDVIPLEPALGWDSSLNGNLSELLVEPSLMGAYEGAAITVFAKGVPDVLVGGVLQADPNCVSVDGATCTPLTNSNSDCTTYPSNFLCNPSRIDGISFNNSSQGGGGIFVHGWNHNLEIANNRIYGNAGTLSGGIVVGQPEVPDAIIAADGVTQPPFGYNKAINVHHNSITLNASYGDEMNSTTPSAAGGVTFCTGADNYHFNYNWVCGNMSSGDGGGISHWGFSYNGDISHNWVLFNQSNNPTLPTYGGGIIVQGAQPDGTFCENATVDQDCAPQLSDGVGPGMKVDANLIVGNTAESGKGGGLRLQNINGTDVQRSPNNANAWYQVSVTNNIIANNVAGWAGGGVSIQDAVRVNLVNNTIVSNDSTASAGVLFNTDAATKANVGPPNCTTVGSTTTCSPVTTSQYEPAGLETARHTTNLITAFTVPSVACPAGLPNCTTFSNPVLSNNLFWQNRSFYITVGGLNPAIPGMQNVVTLNPTLNQAGHATGYCDPNAIYWDIGTFGDTAPNNHASGLTLSPKFSILTDAADYPGASNLGTNPAVVSQYCNGSRVPPEGGGNGFAVPPGIADAVLPNPLFTLMPAATPDEGNQWINMYYGPLSLTNSAIVSGSAGYGLPLGNYAIASGSPAINTGTSANAPTKDFFGTTRPQGGSFDIGAVEFVSVPTAAANVTPTSLTFGSTIVGGTSASQTLTLHNTGSATLTGITLTFTGRFARAASGGNCTTTLAAAGTCTINVVFVPTATGAASGTLAIGANVPVSGSPVPLTGTGAASVVSASLTPTTWAAPSTAVLLSSVLGPLQSFTLTNTGNVPLTGITNGTLAGTNPADFAVNALGSTCGPLVLGQLTTITTLNPGATCVVSVRFQPGSIGAKSATVSVNDAAGKQTSTLTGTGR; this comes from the coding sequence ATGAGAACCAATCAGTTCAACACCAGGTTCTTCGACTTGGTCAAGGCCGGATTAGCGGCGTCGATTCTCTTCATGGCGAGCGGCGCGGCCATTGCGCAAAGCGTCAGCCTGACCGCGAAGGCCGTGAACACCACGCTGCCGGATGGCCAGGTGGTGCCGATGTGGGGCTACGCCTGCAGCGCCGCCGCGGTCGCTCCGGCCACTTGCGCCGCTGCCAATCCGAACGCTGGGACGGGCTGGTCGCCACTGGTGATTACTGTACCGCCGGGTAACCTGATCATCAACCTGACCAACAATCTGCCGGTGCCGCCGAGCGCCACGACAGGTGTGCCGACCTCGCTGGTGATCGTGGGTCAGCTTGGAGGTGGTTTAGGCACTACAGCGACAACCACTGCGAGTCCTGTGCATGCGACCCAGAGCGCGACCTGGCCTATCGCCGGAAGTTCGACAGGTCCGCAATTCACACCACCCGCCCAGGCGCCTCGCGTGCAGTCGTTCGCCACCGAAGTTGCGACCGGTGCAACTGCGGTGTTGAGTTGGACCAACCTGAAGCCAGGCACCTACCTGATCGAATCGGGAACGCATCCCTCGATCCAGGGCCCCATGGGCTTGTATGGCGTGCTGATCGTGACGACTGCCGCCAGCGGCGCCACCCCGGCTCAGGCCTACCCGGGCGTCAGCTATGACGCCAGCCTGCCGCTGGTGCTCAGCGAAATCGATCCTGCGCAAAACGCCGCCGTGGCAACGGCAGTGGCGACTGCCGGCTTCAGCGAAACCAAGGTATGGTCCGGCCAGCCCGGCGGTTGCGGCAATCCCGCTTCACCGTCGACGGTTCTCCACACTTGTTATCCGCCGGCAGTCAACTACGATCCGCGCTACTACCTGATCAATGGCGTCTCCTTTGACCGCACCAACGAAACCAAGTCTCAATTCTCTATTGCCGCACCTGCCGCCACTGGCAGGATTCTCGTGCGCTTCGTGAACGCCGGCCTGCGCATGCACGTTCCCAGCGTGGTTGGCGCGCAAACCGGCAGCCCGGCGGCTTCCGGTTTCGGGCTGGTTGCGGAAGACGGCAATCTCTTGCCAGGCACGCGGCGGGTCCAGAGCGAAGCATTCATGGCCGCAGGCAAGACCTACGACGTGCTGATGAATGCGCCGGCGACGGGAGCCTTGGCGCTGCCCGTGTTCGACCGCCAGCTCAGCCTGTCCACCAACAATCAGCGCGACGGCGGCATGCTGGCCTATATCAGCGTCAATGGCGGCGCCTTGCCCGTGGCGGCCGGCACGCAAAATGCAATTGCCAATCCGGACAATTATTTCCTGGTGCCAGGCAACACCCTGACCATTACAGATCCAGCCAAGGGCGTGATCGCCAACGACGTTCGGGTCTATGGCGTGAAGGTGGCGACAGCGCCATTGCACGGCACGCTTACCTTGAATCCTGACGGTACGTTCTCCTATGTGCCGGCCGCCGGCGCCACCACCGACAGCTTTACCTATATGGCGAACGGCAATCCGGCCCTTACGGCGACGGTGACGCTGGCCGCCTGTACCGCGGGTTCGGGTTGCCTGGGCGGCGCTCCGATTGCCAACAACGACAGCTACACCAGCACCATAGCATCGCGCCTGCAGATCGGCGCGCCAGGAGTGCTGACGAACGATAAGGATCCTGCCGGACACCCGCTGAAAGCTTCTGCGCCTAGCAGCATCACCGGCGGAACCGTAACATTGAACACGGACGGTTCTTTCACGGCGATGCCGGCCACCGCTCCGGTTGGTGCGGCTACCGCCACGGTGACATTCAAATACGCTGCCGTGAATACGCAAAATACGTCCTCGGCGCTGGCCACCGTCACCGTGACTTTCAAGGGCGCTAGCGGCCTGGCTGTCAAAGTGTTTGACGGGCCCAGCATGAAGACCGCCACGCCGGTGCGTGTCAACGACTACCGCTGGATCATCGAGGAAGACCGCAGCTTCAATATCGATCCTGCCTGTCAGGTCAATTCAAGCACGCGGCCGGCCAATTGCCCACCGCTGCCGGTTCCAACCATCGGCACCAGTTTCCATACCAGCTACATGCCAGTGGTGGCGGCCGGCTGCGTCGGCGCCATCGCTTGCGAAGCCGGACAGAAAGTCCAAGGTACGCCGGCCGTGTGCGACATCGGCAACGGCGTGTGCCGGACGACTGCCGCGCAACAGGTTGCGGTCGACCCCAGCCAGGTTGCGCTGGACCCGACCAAGCGCTATTACATTTCGATTTTGCCGGGCGATGCCGGCAACACCTTCTCCGCAGGCGCAGGTGGTCCTTCGCCGGTCGATCCAAACAATCCCAGCGGACCGCAGCGACAATTCAGCATTGCCCTGGATTGCCCGTCGGGCCCAGGCGGTGCGGATTTCGCCCCGGGAACCGGAACTTGCGGCCATGGCATGGGCGGCGCCCCGATTGCGCCAGCCATGACGGCTGTCAACGTGCTCCTGCAACAAACACCATTCCAGACGGCGAAGGTCTCGGTGTTTGTGTTCGAGGATGACGCCCCGCTGAATGGCGAAGTCGACGTCAGCGGCGGCGACGGCACTTTCTCTACAGCCCGCGAGCCGGGACTGGGTGGATTTGAGATCAAGCTCTTCGACGATGCCGGCGGCACCGGCGATGCTACCGGGCAGATGACCTATGACATGTTCAACATGCCGCTGTCCAATTCTTTGCAAGGGATGATCGATCCGACCACCGGCGCCAATGCCTGCCCGATTTCAAAGTCGACCGATGGCCTGGTCGGCATGATTCCGACTTGTCCGAGATACGAGTCGGATGGCGTCACCCCCTCGCCCCTGGTCGGCCAGGCCGTGATTGCCAATCTGATGCCCGGCAGATACGGTGTGGTCGCCACACCGGCAGCCGATCGCATCGGCAGGGGAGAAGAATGGCTGCAGACCAACACCTTGGACGGACAAAAAGCTCATGACGCTTTCATCAAGATAGCCGGGGCGGCTTACTTCCAGGAATTCGGGCCGGCCGGTTTCCACGTCTCCGTTGGCTTCGCCAATCCGAAAATAATCAATGACCGCCGCACCAATACGATGGCCAACGGGCTGTGCGACCCGACTCCAGCCGGCAGCGGCATCTCGTGCACCAATTCGGTCACCGGCAGGATCACCAACCTGCATTACAGCCGTCCGCCGAACCAGAATCTGTACGGCAGCGGTTCGCGCACTTCTCTGGGTTTCACCCAATGCTATGTGAGCCTGGGCGATCCGGACAGCGAAGACATTGCATTCACCAAGTGCGACGCCAACGGCAACTTCACCTTTAGCGGCATTCCCAACGGCACGTTCAGATTGACCGTGCTCGACCAGTGGAACGACCAGATCGTCGACGGTCTTGCGACGGCGGTGCAACTGACCGGAAACCAGAATAAGAACGTCGGCGACCTGCCGGTGCTGCAATGGCATACCAATCTCTATACCCGGACCTACATCGACCTCAACGGCGACGGCGTCTCCCAAGGCACCGAACCGGGGCTGACGCTGGTGCCGACCAATATCCGTTTCCGCGACGGCAGCTATTCCACTTTCAACAATACGGACCTCAACGGCTTCGCTGGATTCAACGAAATATTCCCGCTGTTCAACTGGTATGTGGTTGAGGCTGATACAACCCGCTTCAAACAGACTGGCGTGCACGTGGTCTATGATGCCGGCGGCCCGCCGGACGGCACGCCAGGCGGTGGAAACTCGTCGATTGCCGCGAACTATGCCAACACGCTGGAATCGGCTACGGCCCACCTCCCTGTCGCTCAGCGGGTGCCGGGAGCGGTGTATTGCGACAATGCGGATTGCACCGGCTTTTCGATCCAGAACGGTCCGGGCAGCAGTGCCGCCAATCCTTCCACCGGCCGCATCGATCCGCCGTGGGTAACTACAGTAGGCTGGCAAGGCTTCTCCGGCCAGAGTTCGTTCATCGAATTCGGCAAGACGCCGTTCGCCGCAACTGAGAATGGCGGCATCAAGGGCGAGGTGATTTACGCTTCGACCCGGCCATTCGATGACCCGGCGCTGCTGATCCATACCAGCTGGACGCCGAACGTGCCGAACGTCACCATCAATCTGTATCAAAAAGGCACGGCCGCGGATGGCAGCTCCAGCCTGACGCTGGTCGACACCACCCAGACCAGCAGCTGGGACGATTGGGCGCAAGGCTTCCGCTCTGACGGCGTTCCTAACATGAACTGCCCCGGCCAGGAAACCACCGATCCCTACTTCTTTACGCTGAAGGACAGCACCCAGTGGCTCGACCCGCTGAAAAGGGCGCTGTCTGCGCACGCACAGTTCAAATGCTACGACGGCATGCACGCCTTCAACCATCTGCAGCCGGCGCCCTATGACGGCATGTACAAATTCCCGAGCGTGACGGCCACCAGTCCGACCACCGGCAAACCGACGGCCAGCAACTGCACGATCTGCGTACCGAATCCAACCGGCGACGGCACCGTCATGCTTCCGGCCGGCAAGTACGTAGTGGAAATGGTCTTGCCGCCGGGCTATGAACTGGTGAAAGAGGAAGACAAGAACATCCTCATCGGCGACAACTATATCGCACCGGTGACGCAGCAGTTCGCCGGCCTGGGTAGTATCTTCATCCTGCCCGACCAGGCTGCGGTCAATAGCGCGTATAACGCGAACAATCCGCAGAACCCGACCACGGATCTCGGCTCTTCACCCCGTCATGAAGGCGACACCGGCAGCGTCGAAACCTTCTGGCCCTGCGCCGGCGCGCTGCGTATCGTGCCTGACTACATCAGCCTGTTCCCCGGCTCGCAAGAAGTGGCGCCGTTCGCGGGTGCTTCGCGGCATCTGTGCGATCGCAAGGAAGTGCGGCTCGATCCTCAAATGTCGGTGCTGGCAAAATTCTGGGTGTTCAGCTCAACCCACGTTGCGGCGCACTACACCGGCTTCATGCTGGACGATTTCTCTTCTGAATTCGACCCGTATTCGCCGCAATTCGGCGAGAAGTTCGCCGTCCCCAACGTGCCGATATCCTTCAAGGATTTCACCGGCGTTGAAATTTCCCGTGTGTATTCCGATCAGTGGGGTATCTACAATGGCCTGACTTATTCGACCTGGGAAGTCAACCCGCCAAATCCGACCGGGTATGCACCGACCATGATGGTCACCTGCATGAACGACCCCGGTCCGATCCCTGATCCGGCGCACCCTGGCCAGACCATGACCGACCCCTTGTTCAATCCGGCCTACAGCCAGTTCTGCTACGAGATTCCGTTCATGCCTGGACAGACCCAGTATATGGATACGCCGGTGGTGCCGGTCTCGGCCTTCGCCGAAGGCTACAACCCGCCTGACTGCGCCTATCCGGACGCCACCCCTGCCATCGCCAAGGTGACCGGCACTGCCGTCGCCGGCGGCGCCGGCCCCTGGGTCAATGTGGCCGGTAGCGTACTGACGATCACCGCGATCAATAACACCGGTGACGCGACGGTGCTGAACCATGCCTATTCCGGACCGGCAGCCACCACTGCGCCGTATAACCAGAAGTTCATCACGCGCCACTATGGTTTCGGCGCTACCCAGGGCAGCGGCACGGTAACTATCGGCGGCGTCAATGCGGCGGTGACTTCATGGAGCGATACGCAGATCAAGGTGCTGGCGCCTTTGCTGACCTCGGCGCAGTCGAGTTGCCCGGTCCAGCAACGCGGCACACTGCTCCCTGCCACTTGCGGCGAACTGGTGATCACGACCGGCGCCGGCAAGAAATCGATCGACACGGTGACCGTCACCATCGGCGGCAATACGCCGAAATACATCAATGGCGAGAATGCCGCGGGCAATGCCATCCAGAGCGCGATCGACAGCGCCACCCCGGGCGACATGCTCATGGTTGGCCCCGGCATGTATAACGAAATGCTGCTCATGTGGAAGCCGATCCGGTTGCAAGGCGTCGGCGCTTCGTCAGTGACTGTCAACGCCAACACCCATCCGTCGGGCAAGATGGATCCGTGGCGGCGCCAGGTTGACTGCCTGTTCGGCGTGGCAATCAACGGTGGCCTGATCTCATCGGCCAACCCGTTTGACCCGACCGGCACCTACACTTGTCCATCGACGATGCAGCGCAAGGTGGATGTGATTCCGCTTGAACCTGCTCTCGGTTGGGACAGCAGTCTCAACGGCAATTTGAGCGAGCTGCTGGTGGAGCCATCACTGATGGGCGCCTACGAAGGTGCGGCCATCACGGTCTTTGCAAAAGGCGTGCCAGACGTGTTGGTGGGCGGGGTGTTGCAAGCCGATCCCAACTGCGTCTCAGTTGACGGCGCCACCTGCACCCCACTGACGAACAGCAATTCGGATTGCACTACCTACCCAAGCAATTTCCTGTGCAACCCGTCACGTATCGATGGCATCAGCTTTAACAACAGCTCTCAAGGCGGCGGCGGCATCTTCGTGCATGGCTGGAACCACAATCTGGAAATTGCCAACAACCGGATCTACGGCAATGCCGGCACCCTGAGCGGCGGGATTGTCGTTGGCCAGCCCGAGGTTCCGGACGCGATCATCGCTGCGGATGGCGTGACCCAGCCACCGTTCGGCTACAACAAAGCTATCAATGTGCATCACAATTCGATCACATTGAACGCTTCCTATGGTGACGAAATGAACTCCACCACGCCGTCGGCGGCCGGTGGCGTCACCTTCTGCACAGGTGCCGACAACTACCACTTCAACTACAACTGGGTGTGCGGCAACATGAGCAGCGGCGATGGCGGCGGCATTTCGCACTGGGGCTTCAGCTATAACGGCGACATCTCGCACAACTGGGTGCTCTTCAACCAGAGCAATAACCCGACGCTGCCGACCTACGGCGGCGGCATCATCGTCCAGGGCGCTCAACCGGACGGTACTTTCTGCGAGAACGCCACGGTCGACCAGGATTGTGCGCCTCAGCTTAGCGACGGCGTTGGTCCCGGCATGAAAGTTGACGCCAACCTGATCGTCGGCAACACCGCTGAAAGCGGCAAGGGCGGCGGCCTGCGCTTGCAGAACATCAACGGCACCGACGTGCAGCGCAGCCCTAACAATGCGAATGCGTGGTATCAAGTCTCCGTCACCAACAACATCATCGCGAATAACGTCGCCGGCTGGGCCGGAGGCGGTGTCTCGATACAGGATGCGGTGCGGGTCAACCTGGTCAACAACACCATCGTATCCAACGACAGTACCGCTTCGGCCGGCGTGTTGTTCAACACCGACGCCGCCACCAAAGCCAATGTCGGGCCGCCTAACTGCACCACGGTCGGCTCCACTACAACCTGCAGCCCGGTGACCACCTCGCAATATGAACCGGCAGGCCTGGAAACTGCACGTCATACCACCAACCTGATCACGGCGTTCACCGTGCCGAGCGTGGCTTGCCCTGCCGGTCTGCCAAACTGCACGACATTCTCCAACCCGGTGCTGAGCAATAACCTGTTCTGGCAGAACCGCTCGTTCTATATCACGGTGGGCGGCCTCAATCCAGCGATTCCGGGCATGCAGAATGTGGTGACGCTGAATCCGACCTTGAACCAGGCCGGCCACGCAACGGGCTATTGCGACCCTAACGCGATCTACTGGGACATAGGCACCTTTGGCGACACTGCACCGAACAACCATGCCTCGGGATTGACGCTCAGTCCGAAATTCTCGATCCTGACTGACGCCGCCGACTATCCTGGTGCAAGCAACCTGGGCACCAATCCAGCGGTGGTAAGCCAGTACTGCAATGGTTCGCGGGTGCCGCCGGAAGGTGGCGGCAACGGCTTCGCAGTGCCTCCGGGCATTGCCGATGCGGTACTGCCTAACCCCTTGTTCACCTTGATGCCTGCGGCAACGCCGGATGAGGGCAACCAGTGGATCAATATGTACTACGGGCCGCTGTCCTTGACCAATTCAGCGATTGTGTCGGGCAGTGCAGGCTATGGTTTGCCGCTTGGTAACTACGCCATTGCATCGGGTTCGCCGGCGATCAATACCGGGACTTCAGCCAATGCGCCTACCAAAGACTTCTTCGGCACCACCAGGCCGCAGGGCGGCAGCTTCGATATCGGTGCGGTCGAGTTTGTGTCGGTGCCGACGGCCGCCGCGAACGTCACGCCGACTTCGTTGACATTCGGCAGTACGATAGTCGGTGGCACCAGCGCCTCGCAAACCCTGACGCTGCATAATACCGGCAGCGCCACGCTGACAGGCATTACCCTGACGTTCACCGGCAGGTTCGCCCGGGCGGCATCAGGCGGCAACTGCACCACGACCCTGGCTGCAGCCGGCACTTGCACCATCAACGTGGTGTTCGTGCCGACAGCGACGGGTGCTGCGAGCGGGACGCTAGCCATCGGCGCCAACGTCCCGGTCTCGGGCTCGCCGGTGCCGCTCACCGGTACAGGCGCCGCAAGCGTGGTCAGCGCAAGCTTGACTCCGACCACGTGGGCTGCGCCCAGCACCGCGGTATTGCTGAGCTCGGTATTAGGGCCGCTTCAGAGTTTTACGCTGACCAATACCGGCAACGTACCGCTCACCGGCATCACCAACGGAACGTTGGCAGGCACCAACCCGGCTGACTTTGCCGTCAACGCGTTGGGGTCGACTTGCGGTCCTCTCGTCCTGGGTCAGCTGACGACGATTACAACGTTGAATCCGGGTGCGACTTGCGTAGTTTCCGTGCGATTCCAGCCGGGCTCGATCGGCGCCAAGAGCGCAACGGTGTCTGTAAATGATGCGGCAGGCAAGCAGACGTCGACTTTGACGGGAACGGGCAGATGA
- a CDS encoding multicopper oxidase domain-containing protein, with amino-acid sequence MSHIINNNWNAKSAWLATAALAAMLSMFYVAPVRAAAPGITGTSFNFSAEANRISQPDGASVYSWGYGCRTAPAGFAPAAIAGATCPSMQIPGPTLIVHQGDQVTVTLTNNLPAAAGNTSILFPGFQVCAAVMNPDGSCPAAPTGVPGLLTREAAHGGSVTYSFIASTAGTHNYYSGTQGDLQIEMGLYGAIIVLPTAVPAGCRAVASTLPDGQTDYRNAAAAYNHAASCYDREYLFQFSEMDPRIHSQAEDQAGAACTQPGGCMAVDTEPYHPAYFMINGRSMPDDMDPNYAVQYPHQPYNGNPHMHPGELVLLRIIGAGRWQHPFHEHGNHVRILGRDGNLILSQTDATKLAGPLLFTTTTTPGLAMDGIFYWTGKGLNWDVYGHSAGGLYTDAAFPAYLGKPVVCIPDANGYYTADPLAPNYYEWCQDHNKPLEAHPFGAVGSGGPVTLPDANILTNGSWYGGSPYLGPDATTRAVGPTGSTPPSGTIANSPTGEAGFAFMWHSHNEREITTNNIFPGGMMMMMLVDPQAYLINEAN; translated from the coding sequence GTGAGCCACATCATTAATAACAACTGGAATGCGAAGTCTGCTTGGCTCGCCACGGCTGCGCTCGCCGCAATGCTCTCGATGTTTTACGTAGCGCCGGTGCGAGCCGCCGCCCCCGGTATTACCGGGACCAGTTTCAATTTCAGTGCGGAAGCCAACCGCATCAGCCAGCCGGACGGCGCTAGCGTCTACTCCTGGGGCTACGGCTGCCGCACCGCGCCGGCCGGTTTTGCGCCGGCGGCGATCGCCGGCGCAACTTGCCCTAGCATGCAGATCCCGGGGCCGACGCTGATCGTCCACCAGGGGGACCAAGTGACGGTGACGCTTACCAACAACCTGCCGGCGGCGGCAGGCAACACCTCGATCCTGTTTCCCGGATTCCAGGTTTGCGCGGCCGTGATGAACCCGGATGGCAGTTGTCCCGCCGCGCCAACCGGCGTCCCTGGCCTGCTGACGCGTGAAGCCGCTCACGGCGGTTCGGTCACCTACAGCTTCATCGCCAGTACCGCGGGCACCCATAACTACTACAGCGGCACCCAGGGCGACTTGCAGATCGAGATGGGGCTGTATGGCGCAATCATTGTGTTGCCGACAGCGGTGCCGGCCGGTTGCCGCGCCGTCGCTTCGACGCTGCCGGACGGCCAGACCGACTACCGCAACGCTGCCGCGGCTTACAACCACGCAGCCAGCTGCTATGACCGCGAGTACCTGTTCCAGTTCTCGGAGATGGATCCACGCATCCATTCGCAGGCGGAAGACCAGGCTGGCGCGGCATGCACCCAGCCCGGCGGTTGCATGGCGGTCGATACCGAACCCTACCATCCGGCCTATTTCATGATCAACGGCCGCTCCATGCCGGACGACATGGATCCGAACTACGCAGTGCAGTATCCGCACCAGCCATACAACGGCAATCCGCACATGCATCCGGGCGAACTGGTGCTGTTGCGCATCATCGGCGCCGGCCGCTGGCAGCATCCGTTCCATGAACACGGCAATCACGTCCGCATCCTCGGCCGCGACGGCAACCTGATCCTGAGCCAGACCGATGCGACCAAGCTGGCCGGACCGCTGCTGTTCACCACGACCACCACGCCGGGCCTGGCGATGGACGGTATCTTCTACTGGACCGGCAAGGGCTTGAACTGGGACGTCTACGGCCACAGCGCCGGAGGCTTGTACACCGATGCGGCTTTCCCCGCTTACCTCGGAAAACCGGTCGTCTGCATTCCGGATGCCAATGGCTATTACACGGCAGATCCGCTCGCGCCCAACTATTACGAGTGGTGCCAGGATCATAACAAGCCGCTGGAAGCGCATCCGTTCGGCGCTGTCGGCAGCGGCGGCCCGGTGACGCTGCCCGATGCGAACATCCTGACCAACGGTTCCTGGTATGGCGGCAGTCCTTATCTCGGGCCGGATGCGACCACCCGCGCGGTCGGCCCCACCGGTTCCACTCCGCCGTCCGGCACGATCGCGAACTCGCCAACGGGCGAAGCGGGCTTCGCCTTCATGTGGCACTCGCACAATGAGCGCGAGATCACTACCAACAATATCTTCCCCGGCGGAATGATGATGATGATGCTCGTTGATCCACAGGCGTACCTGATTAACGAAGCCAACTAA